The Chryseobacterium nakagawai genome has a segment encoding these proteins:
- the lysA gene encoding diaminopimelate decarboxylase, which produces MNSQELLKIANEFGTPVYVYDAESIKVQYEKLTSSFLKHTKFFYAAKALTNINILKYVKKLGASLDCVSINEVKLGLKAGFPKEKILFTPNCVDLAEIEEAMSFGVHINIDNISILEQFGNKYGNSYPIFVRINPHIFAGGNYKISTGHIDSKFGISIHQLRHIERVMKSTNLNVEGLHMHTGSEIKDPEVFLQALDIMLELSEHFPNLKYLDMGSGFKIPYQDSEEETDVKTLGRKVEKVLGEFSKTTGRKFELWFEPGKFLVGKSGYLLVKANVIKQTTATVFVGVNSGFNHLIRPMFYDSYHAIENLSNPKGAERIYTVVGNICETDTFAWDRKLHEVREGDILAFHNAGAYGFEMSSNFNSRLKPAEVLFLDGKAHLIRKRDEFEDLLRNQIEVVI; this is translated from the coding sequence ATGAATTCACAAGAATTATTAAAGATCGCCAATGAGTTTGGCACCCCGGTGTATGTGTATGATGCTGAATCCATCAAAGTTCAATACGAAAAACTTACATCTTCTTTTTTAAAACATACTAAGTTTTTCTATGCAGCTAAGGCATTGACAAACATCAATATCCTTAAATATGTCAAAAAGCTGGGTGCATCTTTAGATTGCGTATCTATTAACGAGGTCAAATTAGGATTAAAGGCAGGATTTCCAAAAGAAAAAATATTATTTACTCCAAACTGTGTTGACTTAGCTGAAATAGAGGAAGCAATGTCTTTCGGAGTTCATATTAACATTGATAACATTTCTATTCTTGAGCAATTCGGAAATAAATACGGAAACTCTTATCCTATTTTTGTTAGAATCAACCCGCATATCTTTGCCGGAGGGAACTATAAAATTTCAACGGGGCATATCGACAGCAAGTTTGGAATCTCTATTCACCAGCTTCGTCACATTGAGAGAGTGATGAAGAGCACCAATCTTAATGTTGAAGGACTTCACATGCACACAGGAAGTGAAATTAAAGATCCTGAGGTCTTTCTTCAGGCATTGGATATCATGCTTGAGCTTTCTGAACATTTCCCTAATTTGAAATATCTGGATATGGGAAGCGGATTTAAGATTCCTTATCAAGACAGTGAAGAAGAAACTGACGTTAAAACATTAGGGAGAAAAGTAGAAAAAGTTTTAGGAGAGTTTTCTAAAACAACAGGCAGAAAATTCGAACTATGGTTTGAGCCTGGGAAATTTTTAGTAGGAAAAAGTGGTTACCTTTTAGTGAAAGCGAATGTAATCAAACAAACTACTGCCACCGTTTTTGTTGGAGTAAATTCAGGGTTTAATCACCTGATCCGCCCTATGTTTTATGATTCTTACCACGCTATTGAAAATCTATCCAATCCAAAAGGAGCAGAAAGAATTTATACCGTTGTAGGAAATATCTGTGAGACGGATACTTTTGCATGGGATAGAAAATTACATGAAGTAAGAGAGGGTGATATTCTTGCATTTCACAATGCAGGAGCTTATGGTTTTGAAATGAGTTCAAACTTCAATTCAAGATTAAAACCAGCCGAAGTTTTATTCCTTGATGGAAAAGCTCATCTGATCCGTAAAAGAGATGAATTTGAAGATTTATTAAGAAACCAGATTGAAGTGGTTATCTAA
- the miaB gene encoding tRNA (N6-isopentenyl adenosine(37)-C2)-methylthiotransferase MiaB: protein MQEKYIDETKQGEAFAIAERPENSKKLFLESYGCQMNFSDSEIVASILNEQGYNTTMKVEEADLILLNTCSIREKAEQTVRMRLSQFKNLKKEKPNMTVGVLGCMAERLKTKFLEEEQLVDLVVGPDAYRDLPNLLKETDDGRDAINVILSKEETYADINPVRLGGNGVTAFVTITRGCDNMCTFCVVPFTRGRERSRDPHSIIEECKDLANSGYKEITLLGQNVDSYLWYGGGPKKDFAKASEMQKATAVNFAQLLDWVAKAVPEMRIRFSTSNPQDMSLDVFRMMAKHHNICKYVHLPVQSGSNNMLEAMNRQHTREEYLELIRKAKEIVPEVAFSQDMIVGFCSETEEDHQDTLSLMKEVQYDYGYMFAYSERPGTPAHKKMEDNIPAEVKQRRLAEVIALQGELSRTRMQSYVGRVHQILIEGTSRKNENQWKGRNSQNAVCVFDKLEGQKIGDIVDIFVYDNTQGTLLGKITE, encoded by the coding sequence GTGCAGGAAAAATATATAGACGAAACAAAACAGGGTGAAGCATTTGCGATTGCCGAAAGACCTGAGAATTCTAAAAAACTGTTTTTAGAAAGCTATGGTTGTCAGATGAACTTTTCTGATTCCGAGATTGTTGCCTCCATTCTTAATGAACAGGGGTATAATACAACAATGAAAGTGGAAGAAGCTGATTTGATCCTGTTGAATACATGTTCTATCCGTGAAAAGGCAGAACAGACCGTAAGAATGCGTCTTTCCCAGTTCAAAAATCTTAAGAAAGAAAAACCCAATATGACGGTAGGGGTTTTGGGATGCATGGCGGAAAGATTGAAAACGAAATTCTTAGAAGAAGAACAGCTGGTAGACCTTGTAGTAGGGCCAGATGCCTATAGAGACTTACCCAACTTATTGAAAGAAACTGATGATGGTAGAGATGCCATCAATGTAATTCTTTCCAAAGAAGAAACGTATGCAGATATTAATCCGGTTCGTTTAGGCGGAAACGGAGTTACTGCTTTTGTTACCATTACGAGAGGTTGTGATAACATGTGTACATTCTGTGTCGTACCATTTACCAGAGGAAGAGAAAGAAGCCGTGATCCACATTCTATTATCGAGGAATGTAAAGACCTTGCGAACAGTGGTTATAAAGAGATTACCCTTTTAGGACAGAATGTAGATTCTTACTTATGGTACGGAGGCGGTCCTAAAAAAGATTTTGCCAAAGCATCTGAAATGCAGAAAGCAACTGCGGTTAATTTTGCTCAGTTATTAGATTGGGTTGCTAAGGCCGTTCCGGAAATGAGAATCAGATTTTCTACATCAAACCCTCAGGATATGAGCCTTGATGTATTCAGAATGATGGCAAAGCATCATAACATCTGTAAATATGTACACCTTCCTGTGCAGAGTGGAAGCAATAATATGCTTGAAGCAATGAACAGACAACATACCCGTGAAGAATATCTTGAGCTGATCAGAAAAGCGAAGGAAATAGTTCCGGAAGTTGCTTTCTCTCAGGATATGATTGTAGGATTCTGCAGCGAAACTGAAGAAGATCATCAGGATACATTAAGTCTGATGAAAGAAGTGCAATATGACTATGGATATATGTTTGCTTATTCAGAAAGACCGGGAACACCTGCTCACAAGAAAATGGAAGACAACATTCCGGCTGAAGTGAAACAGAGACGCCTTGCTGAGGTGATTGCCCTTCAAGGAGAGCTTTCCAGAACGAGAATGCAGTCTTATGTGGGAAGAGTTCATCAGATTTTAATAGAAGGAACTTCCAGGAAGAATGAAAACCAATGGAAAGGTAGAAACTCTCAAAATGCAGTTTGTGTCTTTGATAAGCTTGAAGGCCAGAAAATAGGTGACATTGTGGATATTTTTGTATATGATAATACCCAAGGCACACTTTTAGGGAAAATCACAGAATAA
- a CDS encoding sigma-54 interaction domain-containing protein, producing the protein MSNELQNIKNRFGIIGNFPALNRALEKSIQVAPTDISVLVIGESGVGKEFIPKIIHSESRRKHQPYIVVNCGAIPEGTIDSELFGHEKGAFTGATATRKGYFEVADGGTIFLDEVGELPLQTQVRLLRVLESGEFMKVGSSQVQKTNVRIVAATNVNMMKAIHDGRFREDLYYRLNTVQIDMPPLRERKGDIHLLFRKFAIDFAEKYRMPELELEPSAVHYVENYSFPGNVRQLRNLVEQMTVVERNRNITAEKLAEYIPMETHLPMVVNNQSTPKSNDFGSEREIMYKILFDMRNDINDLKSLTSELIKNRGTADLSNHEKSLINRIYTPEAQPQVNSGSLLYFENNDAPAVQTPTIISSPDDSYEDIEDIEIEENRPESLSLQNNEKDLIIKALEKHKGRRNRAADELGISQRTLYRKIKQYNLED; encoded by the coding sequence ATGAGCAACGAGCTACAAAACATAAAAAACCGCTTCGGAATTATCGGGAACTTTCCGGCACTTAACAGAGCATTGGAAAAATCGATACAGGTTGCCCCTACAGATATCTCCGTCCTTGTGATTGGAGAAAGTGGAGTAGGGAAAGAATTTATTCCGAAAATCATTCATTCAGAATCCAGAAGAAAACACCAGCCTTATATCGTAGTCAACTGTGGAGCTATTCCTGAAGGGACCATAGACTCAGAATTATTTGGCCATGAAAAAGGAGCTTTTACAGGAGCTACTGCCACCAGGAAAGGATATTTTGAAGTAGCGGATGGCGGAACAATCTTTTTAGATGAGGTAGGAGAACTTCCGTTACAGACACAGGTTCGTCTTTTAAGAGTGCTGGAAAGCGGTGAATTTATGAAAGTAGGATCTTCGCAGGTACAAAAGACAAATGTAAGAATTGTAGCAGCTACCAACGTTAACATGATGAAAGCGATTCATGATGGAAGATTCCGTGAGGATTTGTACTATCGTCTGAATACTGTTCAGATTGATATGCCTCCTTTAAGAGAAAGAAAAGGAGATATTCATTTGCTGTTCAGGAAATTTGCAATAGATTTTGCAGAAAAATACAGAATGCCGGAACTGGAACTGGAGCCAAGTGCTGTTCATTATGTAGAAAATTATTCTTTTCCGGGTAACGTCCGTCAATTGAGGAATCTTGTAGAACAGATGACCGTTGTGGAAAGAAACAGAAATATCACGGCAGAAAAGCTTGCAGAATATATTCCGATGGAAACCCATCTTCCAATGGTCGTTAATAATCAGAGTACACCAAAATCGAATGATTTTGGAAGCGAAAGAGAAATCATGTATAAGATTCTATTCGATATGAGGAACGATATTAATGATTTAAAATCCTTAACTTCGGAATTGATAAAGAACAGAGGAACAGCAGATCTAAGCAATCATGAAAAAAGTCTCATCAACAGAATTTATACTCCTGAAGCTCAGCCACAGGTAAATTCCGGTTCTTTACTATATTTTGAGAATAACGATGCGCCGGCGGTACAAACCCCTACAATCATTTCAAGTCCGGATGACAGCTATGAAGATATTGAGGATATTGAAATAGAAGAAAATAGGCCAGAATCACTTTCTCTTCAGAATAACGAAAAAGACTTGATTATCAAAGCTTTGGAGAAACATAAAGGAAGAAGAAACAGAGCAGCAGATGAACTTGGAATTTCACAAAGAACTTTATATAGAAAAATAAAACAGTATAATCTGGAAGATTAA
- a CDS encoding thiamine pyrophosphate-dependent enzyme: MAKNIAEQIVEMLESANVKRIYALTGDSLNHLNIAVKKSSIQWIHVRHEEVGAYAAAAEAELDGLAVCAGSCGPGHVHLINGVYEAHRSHVPMLVIASTIPSDEMGMDYFQETNTIKLFDDCSYYNQMITRPEQVQRTVQTAIQHAISKKGVAVIGLPGDVSELDAQEATTSTQIFKTNPIIRPSDDELKNLATLINESKKVTVYCGIGAAEANVEVIKLAQLLKAPVGYSFRGKMAIQPNNPNEIGLTGLLGFPSAYHAMHEADLVILLGTDFPYQKFMPVKNKIVQIDESPERLGRRAKLELGLTGDVKHTIMALLPMLNEKTNVDFLNEQLAFYDKVKENQLEYVKDSGKEDAIQPEYVAHTLDWLAKKDAIFTVDTGMCCVWGARFITGTGERKMLGSFNHGSMANAMPMAIGASLSHPDKQVIAMCGDGGLSMLLGDMATIFQYKLPVKLIVFNNRALGMVKLEMEVGGMPDNETDMINPDFALVAQAMGYPGKNVHQPEEVENAIKECLEHNGPYLLNIFTNPNALALPPKIELDQVFGMTKSMAQLMLGGKMDEVLETVKSNYKHIKGLL, from the coding sequence ATGGCTAAAAATATAGCAGAGCAAATTGTTGAAATGCTCGAAAGCGCCAATGTGAAAAGAATTTATGCATTAACAGGAGACAGTCTCAATCACCTAAATATTGCGGTGAAGAAAAGCAGTATCCAATGGATTCATGTACGACATGAAGAAGTGGGAGCTTATGCTGCTGCTGCAGAAGCCGAACTTGATGGGCTTGCGGTATGTGCGGGAAGCTGTGGGCCGGGGCATGTACACCTGATTAATGGAGTGTATGAGGCGCACAGATCGCATGTTCCGATGCTGGTGATTGCGTCTACAATTCCCAGTGATGAGATGGGGATGGATTATTTTCAGGAGACCAATACAATAAAGTTATTTGATGATTGTAGCTATTATAATCAAATGATCACGCGTCCTGAACAGGTTCAACGAACAGTTCAAACAGCTATTCAACATGCCATTTCCAAAAAAGGAGTAGCCGTAATCGGTCTTCCGGGCGATGTTTCAGAACTGGATGCGCAGGAAGCAACAACTTCTACTCAAATTTTTAAAACAAATCCCATAATAAGGCCATCAGATGATGAATTGAAAAACTTGGCCACCCTCATCAACGAAAGTAAAAAAGTAACTGTTTACTGCGGGATTGGAGCCGCTGAAGCCAATGTTGAGGTTATCAAGTTAGCTCAATTATTAAAAGCTCCGGTAGGGTATTCATTCCGTGGGAAAATGGCAATTCAGCCTAATAATCCTAATGAGATTGGTCTAACAGGTTTGTTAGGATTTCCTTCTGCCTATCATGCCATGCACGAAGCAGATCTTGTTATTCTTCTTGGGACAGATTTTCCCTATCAGAAGTTTATGCCGGTAAAAAATAAAATCGTTCAGATTGATGAAAGCCCGGAAAGGCTGGGGAGAAGAGCAAAGCTTGAATTGGGTCTTACAGGAGATGTTAAACATACCATTATGGCTTTACTTCCTATGCTGAATGAGAAAACAAATGTTGATTTTCTCAACGAGCAATTGGCATTTTATGATAAAGTAAAAGAAAATCAACTGGAATATGTAAAGGATTCCGGGAAAGAAGATGCTATTCAACCGGAGTATGTTGCTCATACGTTGGACTGGTTGGCTAAAAAAGATGCAATTTTCACTGTAGATACAGGAATGTGCTGTGTTTGGGGAGCGAGATTTATTACAGGAACCGGAGAGAGAAAGATGCTGGGATCCTTTAACCATGGGTCCATGGCTAATGCAATGCCAATGGCTATCGGAGCTTCTCTTTCCCATCCCGATAAACAGGTTATTGCAATGTGTGGCGATGGTGGTTTATCTATGCTGTTAGGAGATATGGCAACCATTTTCCAATATAAGCTTCCCGTAAAATTGATCGTTTTTAATAACAGGGCCTTGGGAATGGTAAAACTGGAAATGGAAGTGGGAGGAATGCCAGATAACGAAACAGATATGATTAACCCGGATTTTGCATTAGTAGCACAAGCCATGGGATATCCCGGAAAAAATGTTCATCAACCTGAAGAAGTAGAAAATGCCATCAAAGAATGTCTGGAGCATAATGGGCCTTATCTACTCAATATTTTTACCAATCCTAATGCGCTGGCTCTTCCTCCAAAGATTGAACTGGACCAGGTTTTCGGTATGACTAAATCTATGGCTCAGCTAATGCTGGGTGGAAAAATGGATGAAGTTCTTGAAACAGTTAAAAGTAATTACAAGCACATTAAAGGGTTGCTATAA
- a CDS encoding tetratricopeptide repeat protein, with protein sequence MEKFQRYYLSFLLLIVYTNTIAQVNCNAIEGEDCKKACELYNKASELQGFRESQEGFDKAIELCPDFSNAYMEKAVPYLKNGDFSTWKILIDKAVALNPKMHLGYRGWCKFQFLGDYKGAIQDLEEFRQYYPEDLGRSLNGDYHLDVVKAMSYSGLGKKEKAAGIIEKLLATRGYVKGMFDHYQLGVTYFELGRYDKALENFEKQSKEYNFAENIYFKSKVSKIRNKDYLDLKMLALKTYDEGKTMKDVYTHHFNKVYRQQIEEL encoded by the coding sequence ATGGAAAAGTTTCAGAGGTATTACCTTAGCTTTTTGTTACTTATCGTGTACACCAATACTATTGCACAGGTCAACTGTAATGCAATAGAGGGGGAGGACTGTAAAAAAGCGTGTGAACTTTATAACAAAGCTTCAGAGTTACAAGGTTTCCGCGAGTCTCAGGAAGGTTTTGATAAAGCTATTGAACTTTGTCCGGATTTCTCCAATGCTTATATGGAGAAAGCGGTACCTTATCTTAAAAACGGAGATTTTTCAACCTGGAAAATCCTGATTGATAAAGCCGTTGCCTTAAATCCTAAAATGCACCTTGGTTACAGAGGCTGGTGTAAATTTCAATTTTTAGGGGACTATAAAGGGGCAATTCAGGACTTAGAAGAGTTCCGTCAATATTATCCTGAAGACCTTGGAAGATCTTTAAATGGAGATTATCATTTGGATGTGGTGAAAGCCATGTCCTACAGTGGTTTAGGGAAGAAAGAAAAAGCGGCAGGCATTATCGAAAAGCTTCTGGCTACAAGAGGGTATGTAAAGGGAATGTTTGACCATTACCAGCTTGGCGTTACCTATTTTGAACTGGGCAGATATGATAAAGCTCTGGAAAATTTTGAAAAACAAAGCAAAGAGTACAACTTTGCCGAGAATATATACTTTAAAAGTAAAGTTTCTAAGATCAGAAACAAGGATTATTTGGATTTAAAAATGTTAGCCTTAAAAACGTATGATGAAGGCAAGACAATGAAAGATGTCTACACTCATCATTTTAACAAAGTTTACAGACAGCAGATTGAAGAGCTGTAA
- a CDS encoding energy transducer TonB: MKKYLLILPLLMLSGKAFSQAATAQYEYQNSADFQKAEFPGGEDAFRKEFLNMVYAYVDVALYAIQGEVTFIFNINSKGKIDKLDILPKFKNNEMFIDDMKYALKRVKGKWSPATKSGIPVDSKAIMKIRFNNNTYDHD, from the coding sequence ATGAAAAAATATCTTTTAATTTTACCTTTATTGATGCTAAGCGGTAAGGCTTTTTCGCAGGCAGCAACAGCTCAATATGAATATCAGAATAGTGCAGATTTTCAAAAAGCAGAATTTCCCGGTGGGGAAGATGCATTTAGAAAAGAGTTTCTGAATATGGTCTATGCTTATGTTGATGTCGCTTTATATGCAATTCAAGGTGAAGTAACCTTCATTTTTAATATTAATTCAAAAGGTAAAATTGATAAACTGGATATACTTCCCAAGTTCAAAAATAATGAGATGTTCATTGATGATATGAAGTATGCTCTTAAAAGAGTAAAAGGAAAATGGAGTCCGGCAACAAAAAGCGGTATTCCGGTAGATTCTAAGGCAATCATGAAAATCAGGTTTAATAATAACACTTATGATCATGATTAA